Part of the Bacillus sp. N1-1 genome, AAGTAGCGAAGAGCTGCAGCCAGTTCACCATCGGCTCCTCCATACTGCTCGATTAAAAACTTTGCTAGCATGGGGTTACATGTGCTTACTTTGACTGGGTATTGCAATTTTTTTTCATACACCCACATATAATGTACATCCTTTCTGAGTTAGACTTGCCACGGCCATGGTGCATCTTTCCAATCCCATGGATAGTTTGAATAACTGTTCCCGTATTGTTGCAATGGACCATATTCTTTTTCATATCGCTTCTTAAGCTGTTTTTTCATTTTTGCGTACTCATTGAATTGTTGAATGGCCTCATAATCATTTGGATGGGTATCAAGGTAAAGGGTTAGATCTACGAGAACGAAATCTACGGCCTGAAGTTCTTCCAATAGCTCATAATACTCTTTGGGCAATTGTTTTTGAGACATGGTTTACTCCTCCCGCTTTGAAGGATAAGGGTACGGATCATAGAAAGCTTTCCAGAGCGTTCCTTTACGTAGCGCTTCACGAGCAGAGTATTGTTCAAGACCAGGCGGCTGAAACCCCATGTAGAGGTTAGGGGGGGTTGAGTAAGATTTCACTCGAATCGGAGGACATGGATCAAACGGACTGACATAAGGCTCGTAAAACTTTCTGTGTGTATACATTTAGTGACCTCCTTCTGTACGAATCTCTACTCTTAAGATGTATGAACGAAAAAAGAAATCATGAATGACAAATAAAAAAGCACTTCCAAAAGTGGAAGTACTTCTTAGTCTTTACATTTTATTAACTGTATTGTTCCAGGTTGCGAGCATGTTCTTTAAGTCGTGAAGATCTGATTTGAATGGATAGTCAGTTGAAACACTGCGCTTCTGCCCATCATCTAGCTTTTCATAACTATGAACAAATTCGGTCATGTCTCGTGTAAGCCGATTTAATTCCCATTTA contains:
- a CDS encoding spore coat associated protein CotJA, which gives rise to MYTHRKFYEPYVSPFDPCPPIRVKSYSTPPNLYMGFQPPGLEQYSAREALRKGTLWKAFYDPYPYPSKREE
- a CDS encoding spore coat protein CotJB; translation: MSQKQLPKEYYELLEELQAVDFVLVDLTLYLDTHPNDYEAIQQFNEYAKMKKQLKKRYEKEYGPLQQYGNSYSNYPWDWKDAPWPWQV